The following are encoded together in the Candidatus Tumulicola sp. genome:
- a CDS encoding sigma-70 family RNA polymerase sigma factor, whose product MRYTVIAESTEQHFTDLVEEFRGGLTRLAASYEPLPQAREDLLQDIYMALWVALPKWRGEASLRTLVYRIAHNRALTHVWKRKRRGTPETIDDVTLPDDTPGPEQTAIAAADRDRLVDVVRALPLALRQPMLLALEDLSHSEMSAVLGITENNVAVRLSRARALLRERMMRS is encoded by the coding sequence GTGAGGTACACTGTAATCGCCGAGTCAACCGAGCAACACTTCACCGACCTCGTCGAAGAATTTCGAGGAGGTTTGACGCGCCTCGCAGCCTCGTACGAACCGCTGCCGCAAGCCCGTGAAGACCTGCTACAGGATATCTACATGGCGCTGTGGGTTGCGTTGCCGAAGTGGCGAGGTGAGGCGTCGTTGCGAACGCTCGTCTACCGGATCGCGCACAATCGCGCGTTGACGCACGTCTGGAAAAGAAAGCGGCGCGGGACACCAGAGACGATCGACGATGTGACCTTGCCGGACGATACGCCGGGGCCCGAACAAACGGCAATCGCCGCGGCCGATCGAGACCGGCTCGTCGACGTAGTGCGAGCGTTGCCGTTGGCGCTTCGACAACCGATGCTGCTAGCGCTCGAAGACCTTTCGCATTCCGAGATGTCTGCGGTACTCGGGATCACCGAGAACAATGTTGCAGTCCGCTTAAGCCGCGCACGCGCGTTACTGCGCGAACGCATGATGAGGAGTTAA
- a CDS encoding pirin family protein: MSAILTEPVFAIQRSDQRAFFDHGWLQTYHSFSFAEYFDPNNVNWGALRVLNDDTIAAGAGFPPHPHKDMEIVTYVLTGELLHQDSTGSRGVVGPGGVQYMSAGTGVKHSEFNHSSDRPLRLVQMWIVPGTLGAKPSYGQRQFEAAARENMWLRAVSGDPSSDAPIRITADATFSVARLDDGSVTSSFAPKRRGFLYLAEGAVTVNGKDVAAGDAVRMYDIPSIDVRGCGEILLWDLPEA, from the coding sequence ATGAGCGCGATCCTTACCGAACCAGTTTTTGCAATTCAACGCTCCGACCAACGGGCGTTCTTCGATCATGGCTGGCTGCAGACGTACCACTCGTTCAGCTTCGCCGAGTACTTCGATCCAAATAACGTCAACTGGGGCGCTTTGCGCGTGCTCAACGACGATACGATCGCAGCCGGTGCGGGCTTCCCGCCGCATCCGCACAAGGACATGGAGATCGTTACCTACGTGCTGACGGGGGAGCTGCTGCATCAAGACAGCACCGGCAGCCGCGGCGTCGTCGGTCCCGGCGGCGTGCAGTATATGAGCGCCGGAACGGGCGTGAAGCACAGCGAGTTCAATCACAGTTCGGACAGGCCGCTGCGCCTGGTACAAATGTGGATCGTGCCCGGAACGCTGGGCGCCAAGCCGTCCTACGGCCAACGTCAATTCGAGGCGGCCGCTCGCGAGAATATGTGGCTACGCGCGGTGAGTGGCGATCCGTCGAGCGATGCGCCGATTCGCATCACCGCCGACGCAACGTTTTCGGTCGCGCGGCTCGATGATGGATCGGTCACGTCTTCGTTCGCCCCGAAACGGCGCGGCTTTTTGTACCTGGCCGAGGGCGCGGTGACCGTCAACGGCAAGGACGTTGCGGCTGGAGACGCCGTGCGGATGTACGATATTCCGTCGATCGACGTCCGTGGCTGCGGCGAGATATTGCTCTGGGATCTGCCGGAAGCATAA
- a CDS encoding ABC-2 family transporter protein, with amino-acid sequence MVAAYIQYWRISLLTILEYRANFVMWFFFTIAYHGVALGALYVTMRQFPSMNGWDFRQMFFLYALWMAGHELHNLLFFTIVSVPEYIREGRFDRFLIRPLDTLFQVITVPQQISPDGMILGIVTLCVATAVAGVRVDWLFVLFVPLIVAGGAMIDLGISLAVATMAFWFIRIDTLRWVAMSLEQDFTRYPISIYTRGVRIVLTYLLPFAFMNYYPATYFLQKSDPGLHLNAAVGLLTPAVGVVWVAAAYAFWRVGLRHYQGTGS; translated from the coding sequence GTGGTCGCCGCTTACATCCAGTACTGGCGCATCAGCCTGCTGACGATTCTCGAGTACCGGGCAAACTTCGTGATGTGGTTCTTCTTCACGATCGCCTACCACGGCGTAGCGCTCGGCGCGCTCTACGTGACGATGCGGCAGTTTCCGTCCATGAACGGCTGGGACTTCAGGCAGATGTTCTTTCTCTACGCGCTCTGGATGGCCGGCCACGAGCTGCACAATCTGCTTTTTTTTACGATCGTCAGCGTGCCCGAATATATCCGTGAGGGACGCTTCGACCGGTTTTTAATCCGGCCGCTCGACACGCTCTTTCAAGTGATTACCGTCCCGCAGCAAATCTCACCCGACGGCATGATTCTCGGCATCGTCACGCTATGTGTCGCCACCGCGGTAGCGGGCGTGCGCGTCGACTGGCTGTTCGTGCTGTTCGTTCCGCTTATCGTGGCCGGCGGAGCGATGATCGACCTTGGCATCTCGCTGGCGGTCGCGACGATGGCCTTCTGGTTCATACGAATCGACACGTTGCGTTGGGTCGCAATGTCGCTCGAACAGGACTTCACGCGCTATCCAATCAGCATCTATACGCGCGGCGTGCGCATCGTGCTGACCTACCTACTCCCGTTCGCGTTTATGAACTACTACCCGGCAACGTATTTCTTACAGAAAAGCGATCCGGGATTGCACCTCAACGCTGCGGTCGGATTGCTGACACCAGCCGTCGGCGTGGTTTGGGTGGCCGCAGCCTACGCGTTTTGGCGCGTTGGACTGCGGCATTATCAGGGCACCGGATCCTAA